The region TGCGCGTGCTGGCCATCGCCGGCGTGACCGTCCTTTCGGCCTGTGGCGGCGGGCAGGACCGCAATTACCTCGCCGATCCCTCGGTGACGCAGGCGGGGCTCTATCCGAACGAAACGCCCGAGCTGCGCGCCAGCATCAACCGCTGGTCCAAGCATTACGGCGTGCCGGTGGAACTGGTCCATCGGGTGATCCTGCGCGAATCCGACCATCGCCCCGGCGCGCGCAACGGCCCCTATTACGGGCTGATGCAGATCCTGCCGCAGACCGCGCGGACCATGGGCTACCAGGGCCCGGCCGAGGGGCTGCTGAACGGCGACACCAATCTGCAATACGCGGTGAAATACCTGCGCGGGGCCTACCTGGTCGCGCAGGGTGATCATGACGAGGCCGTGGGCTGGTATGCGCGCGGCTATTACTACGAGGCCAAGCGCATGGGCCTGTTGGAGGAGACCGGGCTGCGGTCCTGATCGCCCCTGCCTGAACCTGCGGGCCAGCGCCGCCTTTGGCGCTGACCCGTTCTTCGGTGATCTGCAGCCCGTCAGACGCCCGCGCCCGGGGGTGCCTTCGCCAGACCTTCACCGCGATCCGCGACATCCA is a window of Paracoccus zhejiangensis DNA encoding:
- a CDS encoding lytic transglycosylase domain-containing protein gives rise to the protein MLSLMRVLAIAGVTVLSACGGGQDRNYLADPSVTQAGLYPNETPELRASINRWSKHYGVPVELVHRVILRESDHRPGARNGPYYGLMQILPQTARTMGYQGPAEGLLNGDTNLQYAVKYLRGAYLVAQGDHDEAVGWYARGYYYEAKRMGLLEETGLRS